A window from Flavobacterium gyeonganense encodes these proteins:
- a CDS encoding DUF7507 domain-containing protein: MIRKSLLMKRSLFLKIIVLFFSLITSKTLSQTSVTRIYTDWNTYFTSNSATNVVANQPNTENNLLAFDWQGKTYATGANNAVLTANSVSFVNSRFRALKIQSLPYDPSSYYLQGSNIDGSLTNRILTPALGGALSTPAELAYRLTDGINGLALGTGIANIKANTLAEFKIGTNNIQLGIIGDGIPDIIVSQVAQPNSVVDKFSFVNASGVVIGNSVNVDFTSSSIPAVGTYRLDLFNTNNGAPAAGFNANDTRDIRLLAFDLSAFGITDATSSQIDRFVVNFSGSSDCAFIAFNTNSLKIATLALVKKATLLGCGVGGKIRYTFEVTNTGDVPLTNVVVTDPMIGTIPGSPIASLAVGATTTLTADYTITAADVALGRVINSAKVTAVDPSANTIEDISGNTKADDIQTVTNLLTPPTIGTIKNITCNSLGTIALSSLPSGAWTLERNSGSGTVSTSGSGSTTTVTGLAAGTYTFRVTDNSSGCKSPLTAPASIISQTTNTWNGTAWSTGSVPTLDQNIVFTANYPPAVDPNVDLYGCSCRVSGSTTKVIIKTGRTLTITNAVTVDTDENLIFENNASLIQLTNAVNSGKIIYKRDSQPMKNFDFTYWSSPVEGQTLYNLSPNTLWDKYQSYSGSGWKIESSANVMQPGIGYIIRVPKPFAWPDPTAASYVQPVQFIGKPNNGNITSSQYLQTGKYYLIGNPYPSAIHADDFLKNAHNDPILGGTIYFWTHNTAIKMVNSKLAYVSDDYASYNLTGGVASAPSDPNHAVGTPAVDNGKKPTGFIAAGQSFFVRAEGTAEGYVEFNNSMRYGGTNNTQFFKLGKTSKLAGIEKHRLWLNLTNTGGAFKQTLIGYVEGATNSYDTSFDGISYDGNSYIDFYSISESSNLTIQGRALPFSDSDVVPLGYRSTIAGDFTIAIDEADGSLANQKIYLEDTQTGTINELTAKNYAFTTKAGTFKNRFVLRYKNTTLGTGDFETENDAVWVVAQNKTITVNSTKENIDKVFIYDITGKQLYSKDTTGSLDLIMQNLPFAQQVLLIKVVLENGYQTTKKVIFK, from the coding sequence ATGATTAGAAAATCACTTTTGATGAAACGTTCTTTATTTTTAAAGATTATTGTTTTATTTTTTTCACTCATTACTTCCAAAACATTAAGCCAAACTTCGGTAACAAGAATATATACCGATTGGAACACCTATTTCACATCCAATTCGGCAACTAATGTTGTTGCAAATCAGCCTAATACAGAAAATAATTTGCTTGCCTTTGACTGGCAGGGAAAAACGTATGCAACAGGCGCTAATAACGCTGTTTTGACTGCTAATTCTGTTAGTTTTGTGAATAGCCGTTTCAGAGCTTTAAAAATACAATCTTTACCATATGACCCATCCAGCTACTATTTGCAGGGTTCTAATATTGATGGCTCTTTAACGAATAGGATATTAACTCCTGCTCTTGGAGGAGCTTTATCAACGCCTGCTGAATTAGCTTATAGACTTACAGATGGTATTAATGGATTGGCTTTGGGTACAGGGATTGCAAATATAAAAGCCAATACTTTGGCTGAATTCAAAATAGGTACAAATAATATACAATTGGGAATAATTGGAGATGGTATCCCTGATATTATAGTCAGTCAGGTTGCTCAGCCAAATTCAGTAGTTGACAAATTCAGTTTTGTTAATGCATCAGGAGTTGTTATTGGTAATTCTGTTAACGTAGATTTTACTTCTAGTTCTATTCCGGCAGTTGGAACTTACAGACTGGATTTATTCAATACTAATAACGGAGCACCGGCCGCTGGTTTTAATGCAAATGACACCCGCGATATTCGCTTGCTCGCCTTTGATTTAAGTGCTTTTGGAATTACAGATGCAACTTCCTCACAGATAGATCGTTTTGTAGTTAATTTTTCAGGAAGTTCTGATTGTGCATTTATTGCTTTTAATACAAATTCGTTAAAAATAGCAACTTTAGCTTTAGTAAAAAAAGCGACATTGTTGGGGTGCGGAGTAGGGGGTAAAATTAGGTATACTTTTGAAGTTACCAATACAGGAGATGTTCCGTTAACAAATGTAGTAGTAACTGACCCTATGATTGGTACAATACCAGGTTCTCCTATTGCTTCCTTGGCTGTTGGTGCAACGACAACTTTAACTGCTGATTATACTATTACAGCAGCTGATGTAGCGTTAGGGAGAGTGATCAATTCTGCAAAAGTTACAGCTGTTGATCCTTCAGCGAACACGATCGAAGATATTTCAGGTAATACTAAGGCAGATGATATCCAAACCGTAACTAATTTATTGACACCTCCAACGATAGGGACAATAAAAAACATAACTTGTAATTCATTAGGAACTATTGCTTTAAGCAGTTTACCTTCAGGAGCATGGACTTTAGAAAGAAATTCAGGAAGCGGTACAGTAAGCACTTCTGGTTCCGGATCTACAACGACTGTCACTGGTTTGGCTGCTGGAACTTATACTTTTAGGGTAACGGATAATAGCAGTGGCTGTAAATCACCTTTAACAGCTCCTGCTTCAATTATTAGTCAGACAACGAATACCTGGAACGGAACTGCATGGTCTACAGGATCTGTACCAACTTTAGATCAAAATATTGTTTTCACAGCAAATTATCCTCCTGCTGTCGATCCAAATGTTGATTTATATGGCTGCAGTTGCAGGGTTTCAGGAAGCACAACAAAAGTTATTATAAAAACAGGGCGTACATTGACTATAACAAACGCGGTGACAGTTGATACAGATGAAAATTTAATCTTTGAGAATAACGCGAGTTTAATTCAATTAACCAACGCTGTGAATTCTGGTAAAATTATCTACAAGCGCGATTCCCAGCCGATGAAAAATTTCGATTTTACATATTGGTCATCCCCAGTAGAAGGTCAGACACTATACAATTTATCACCTAATACACTTTGGGATAAATACCAGTCTTATAGTGGAAGTGGCTGGAAAATCGAGTCATCAGCCAATGTTATGCAGCCTGGAATCGGTTATATCATCAGGGTTCCAAAGCCTTTTGCGTGGCCGGATCCCACTGCGGCCAGCTATGTACAGCCAGTGCAGTTTATAGGCAAGCCAAACAATGGTAACATCACCAGTAGCCAGTATCTCCAGACAGGTAAATATTATCTGATCGGGAATCCCTATCCTTCTGCTATTCATGCAGATGATTTTTTAAAGAATGCCCATAATGATCCAATTTTGGGAGGTACTATTTATTTCTGGACCCATAATACGGCTATAAAAATGGTGAATTCAAAGCTTGCGTATGTTTCAGATGATTATGCAAGTTACAACCTGACCGGAGGTGTTGCTTCTGCACCAAGTGATCCTAATCATGCTGTTGGCACACCTGCTGTTGATAACGGTAAGAAACCGACAGGTTTCATAGCGGCAGGACAGTCTTTCTTTGTGAGGGCAGAGGGAACTGCAGAAGGCTATGTGGAGTTCAACAACTCCATGCGTTATGGGGGAACCAATAATACCCAATTTTTCAAACTGGGCAAAACATCCAAATTAGCCGGAATTGAGAAACACCGCCTGTGGCTGAATCTAACTAATACAGGAGGAGCATTCAAACAGACCCTTATCGGATATGTTGAAGGTGCTACAAACAGTTATGATACAAGCTTTGACGGAATAAGTTATGACGGCAACAGTTATATTGATTTTTACAGCATCAGTGAATCTTCTAACCTGACCATTCAGGGTCGTGCACTGCCATTCAGTGATTCAGATGTTGTTCCTTTGGGCTATCGTTCAACAATTGCAGGTGATTTTACTATAGCAATTGATGAGGCTGATGGAAGTCTGGCAAACCAGAAAATTTATCTCGAAGACACACAGACCGGTACAATAAACGAATTGACGGCGAAAAACTATGCTTTTACGACAAAGGCAGGGACATTCAAGAATCGATTTGTGCTGCGATACAAAAATACTACATTAGGAACAGGTGATTTTGAAACAGAGAATGATGCTGTATGGGTTGTGGCTCAAAACAAAACCATTACAGTAAATTCGACTAAGGAAAACATTGATAAGGTATTTATTTATGATATTACTGGCAAGCAATTGTATAGCAAAGATACTACAGGCAGTCTTGATCTGATTATGCAGAATCTGCCTTTCGCTCAACAGGTTTTACTGATAAAGGTAGTTCTGGAAAATGGTTATCAGACCACTAAAAAAGTGATTTTTAAATAA